tggataagtacttttctcttcagggacttcaggatggcaactacttcccgtttgattaaaatcatgtcggtttggctgagcctgctccccttgcacggtgtgtcggccatgtacttgagaaagtgtgatatattcttgatgtagaagtcggaggtcgtgacctgaaggcttgacttcatcaggctccgggaccacccgcgtatcctcttgagatccctcaaaaagagccagtcagacaggcgattgaaaccgtgtgccatgaaactgaggaacgacttcactctgcttagtttggagactgtgttttcctggagcctcactggtgggtcgatacctgcataatgctcccggtatccttgcagataatcctctgtgaaatataaacagtactttaatgacaacacagggtgtgttacagaaactgcatgtgtcacatagccaaCACACTTACCCATAATCCGTGGGAATGTgatgtcccgcattatatttccccggcccctgccccggaaccagggggaatttatgggaggggaggttgacgaggcctcggtatgcatggatgcaggctctgaggagctggatgaatgggtgtgagagccagtgggggacttgctgcaggcgggaatgggagacgtgctgcaggcgggaataggagacttgctgcaggagggacctttcgacttggacagccttgttggtgtcgactctgttcggggtcgtttcttcagaatgacccgctctcgttcctccccatcgaacgcgggcatgtccccggcccgctgatccatcctctgtcgcttgtgctttatcctctgctgcaacttgcagcgcagggatttcacctcagcagcatatatgtcccgctgagccctcactgcgtttgcctccagcctccattctttgcagtccgggttgtcacattcattcaccggggacaagggtggaggttgtgacagtatatcgtcatctgccaccgtgtcaacagcccaagcggtaatcatttctatggtggggtttgtcattcggagttcataaagctccttcttggccactgtcattttcattttattttgaaccacatgtagttcctcccgggccagctcaacatggtctctggccaagtggcgatccagccttgtgccacggtactcgcatcccagaatggtacagggatggagcctaatgttggtccgtccgttgggcaacaacagcagaatttttctttcatccaagttacgcacaccatggcGCCTCTGaaggtgcttgctcagggcacagtaggaactattacagatcggacaacggaccgccatccgacctgtattcttgagcatttcggtaccgggaaatgtcaccagaatcgtgggtaaaaaagaaggaagcgtgaaaagactcacgaaagGTGCACTCAGCTTATCTTCAAATcggtgtttgttttcatttgcatcatggtgcggtgtcccatgtaggcactcgttaggcgggcagagatccctgtaatctcccctcacgttcctccagagtctggttctcccaaaggatacccgacagtttcgggtacgacaacgtggggataacagtatcctccggggaggcattgaacccctctcacctgcccccagaggaggcaggggagtcaggtacccagagggcgcacggtggacggccagggcgaggccgccacaccgcgctggagtcagggtcccggtgaggcgcaggacggagcacccggcagtagcctccagcagacccccgcgcggttccctcgtccctcggaagaggtggagaggcggaggggtgtgtgttttcatctgctggcgggttgccgggataacagtatcctccggggaggcattgaacccctctcacctgcccccagaggaggcaggggagtcaggtacccagagggcgcacggtggactgccagggcgaggccgccacaccgcgctggagtcagggtcccggtgaggcgcaggacggagcacccggcagtagcctccagcagacccccgcgcggttccctcgtccctcgaaagaggtggagaggcggaggggtgggtgttttcatctgctggcaggttgccgggataacagtatcctccggggaggcattgaacccctctcacctgcccccagaggaggcaggggagtcaggtacgcagagggcgcacggtggacggccagggcgaggccgccacaccgcgctggagtcagggtcccggtgaggcgcaggacggagcacccggcagtagcctccagcagacccccgcgcggttccctcgtccctcggaagaggtggagaggcggaggggtgggtgttttaatctgctggcgggttgccggggaaAACGCCCTtaacgttttgtgagaaccatgagtgGGGGTCATACAGGCAACCATGttagccgaaaatagtgtctcgttattccgtgaaaactgcccttgaattcctccagagaccagtttcacaacttcaagttgtgtgagaaccatgattgggggtcctccagacaaccattttagccgaaaatagtgtctcgttattccgtgacaactcccattgcatttctccagagtcggaaaaagtacaactcaacttttggaagaaccagagaaaagggtgaaaatggatatattgtatccgaaaatagtgttccaaaaggcgggtagagtcccctgacaactccccatacctttctccagggtgggaaaaagtttaagtcaacttttggaagaaccagagaaaagggtgaaaatggatatattgtatccgaaaatagtgttccaaaaggcgggtagagtcccctgacaactccccatacctttctccagggtgggaaaaagtgtaagtcaacttttggaagaaccagagaaaagggtgaaaatggataaattgtatccgaaaatagtgttccaaaaggcgggtagagtcccctgacaactccccatacctttctccagagtcggaaaaagtataagttaactttttggaagaaccagaaaaaggggtgaaaatggataaaatgtatcccaaaatagtgcctcttgaggcggatagagtcccctgacaactccccttgcattcctccagagaccagttcaaaaactttaacttttgtgagaaccatgatttggggtcctccaggcaacaatttgatccgatccaaagtgcttatgaggcggatacattcctccatgatttccccatcatgtgaaaatagctcgtttttttctaagtgctctcaaaaaccgggtttccgatttcgtgcagatggtagcttggaaaagatgaatgaattttttggatggaggaggggaggtctcatttcccctctccgttgtaaattgcaacgggggagtgcaaaagtctccggggcttcgtcccgaagcgccgaagacttgaccccctcccccgttggcactttTTAGAGAATTTttaaaaacttcatttttgattattttaacatataattgaccgttttctttacttttttttgctttccacgggtggaggcgcatggcaggccgcatatgagcttccaaattcggcctggaacctccgggaattatgggataagctccatatactgacgactcccatcaaaagtgattgaaatgtacaggaatctgtccatttcaatcacattcgacgaccccattaaaaatgcatgaaatgtacaggaatctgtccatttcaatcacatttgacgaccccattaaaagtgattgaaatgtacaggaatctgtccatttcaatcacatttgacgacgcatgcagggtgactttcttccccaggaattagtgtctgaaagctgggtaagattactttaaataatgtgtgcacatggctttattacccatgaaatagtgtgtgaaagctgggtaagtttgatgtgaatctaaggaagatatggccctttcaaacacacctcacgactcccatcaaaagtgattgaaatgtacaggaatctgtccatttcattcacatttgacgacccgagCAGGGTGACTTTGttacccaggaataagtgtctGAAACCCGGGTAAGATTACTCAGGGTATACAGGACTTTCaccctcccccgttggcacttagccgtttttcgaGAATCATCCATACTTCCATAACATGAGACCCCCGAACCCCGGAATTAAGCACTCCCcaacggactaaacccagatgttcACACCCTCCAGAACTTAATGCCCCTGGTGAGTCAGAAAagaggtgtattttgcggtgctctATCGTCcacccatcggcacccatagtcggccttcttcacagcagcagcacccaacctccagtggaggatttttctcgtgcccctggcaacacttaaagggggtctactttgcggtgctttaccgtcctcccatcggcacccatagtcggacttattcacagcagcagcacccaacctccagtggaggatgttatcgtgcccctggcaacactggtaaacactggtaacatctgtctagccgctgacaggaacttgacatcggaagttgacatcgcatttccattgagcggacacgcgtacatgtgaagggcaagtcccacggtacctccgttcataaggctgacatttgccttacattcctccagagtcagaaaaagtatgttaacttttggaagaaccagaggaaggggtgaaaatggatgaaatgtatccgaaaatagtgcctcatatgcgggtagagtcccctgacaactccccttacattcctccagagtcagaaaaagcatgttaacttttggaagaaccagaggaaggggtgaaaatggatgaaatgtgtccgaaaatagtgcctcatatgcgggtagagtcccctgacaactccactttcctcacattcctccagagaccagttcaaaaactGAAGTACCATACTGGGGGGTCTCCAGGCAACACATGTACCGGGGCCAGAGTGCACATGGAGCGGGGAGACATTCCTCCATGAAATGAGGCAGCCGTTTTTCTTCTGAGTCCTTTCAAAAACCGACTTCcagtttccgatttcgtgcagacaGTAGTCTTTTACACCATCAAAATGGACAAACGATGCATCGAatgacatctacagatcaagacgaagctaACCGAAGTACTCCCAGACTTGTAGCgtgtgaaaaacgtgtgcaaagtatcCGCAAACTGACCAgtggctgtgatgctagctttgctgctagcggttagcattttcaatggaaaaatacattgaaatggcTGCCGTTAGCTTAGCGACTAGCGGTTAGCATAATATTAGTATTTCACACATTCACTATTCACCCTGACATAAATTATAATGTAACCCATTATCCCTCTCTTAATTCAACacaattgttttatatttaataattccatAATAACTAAACCTATAATAATTATTTTAAAAGTATCACTCTCTCAATTCAActaattttaaataattttcaCATTTCCATTAAAAGGTCTCAGGCGGGTATCATACCCGGATCCCCGAGAGCAAAGACTAACGCTTATCTCAGTACGACACAGAGCCGCTTAGAGATTACAGTGGAAAAAGTCTTGTATATATGGATATATTTCTCAGTATGGGACATTTTCATATCTTTCCGGCCATCCAAATGTAtaaacgacacatcaaatcacatctacagaccaagacgaagcgaatggaagtactgcCATGCATGTGAAAAACTGTGTATTTTACATTTAATAGTTACAAAATGAATAAACCTATTATACTAACTACCCTAAAATACTATAACACTAACTATACAATAATCAACTTCAAATATGGAGAGTCTGAGAAGACAACTTTCCACATATAATTATCTCTTgactaaatataaaaaatgttgcATGCATGCCATAGCATGGATTCGTACTCGCGACCATCCGCACCAATGAGCAACGCTGATATCACTGCAACTGCACTGCTTAGAATCTGCCAGCCTTGTGGTGGGGGAGGGGAATACAATGAAATGGCTCTTAGTACTGTGTACACGGTCGCAGGGTCCCCACATTTTGCAAGCAGGTTCCACACAAgtgcaacaacacactctcaaaggCTCGGAGTGCCAAGCAaattttttgaatttttttcaaTTTGCTCATTCTTCTCCAGCAAAACCCTGTCTGACTCTACGAGTAAATCAGgattttgtgagaaagtttgCCATTTCATTGAAAAAAAGTTCTGGGTGTTCTAGGGTTACCATACTTCAGATCcctgatctgggccctatttagGCCCTTTTTGGGCCCTGTGAAAAAATTATCTATTTATATCTCTTTTAGGATTTcacgtttttttaattaaaaatatcttATAGGAGCGAACGGtagcagctggatccctgaaatTATACACCAGTGTACTACATATAGCGGGGAACATTTGCTGTGAATATCAATTGCGTCACTCAAATGCTTGattttatatcaatattattccaATGAAAAGCTAATTTGCCCAAAAGTGCTACTAATTCGTATCTTTTGATAACAACGTCTGATCGGTTCGGGCTCAATGGCTATTCCCCAACTTCAATTATTCCGCATCCAATGGTATCCTCCGTGTGTCTCTAGGACCTCAGGGGGCGGAGCTAGGGCAGTCAGACGTCAATGGCAGTAATGCATGATGGCATTTGATTGAAGAAAAGTTCTGGGTGGGCTAGGGTTCCCATAtttcagattcctgatctgggccctatttagaggccccctgtgaacaaattatctctttagcccttttcaaagtTCTTTAAACACTCACGGAGCACTGTTGTGCTCGGTTGTAATGAGATTaagctcaaagcggtcggaACTTCCTTTGCGCCGTCGAGGGCACTGTCGGCATTGCgaatgtgacctctgacctcagtTTTGACCATGTCCGAGGTCTCAGAGTCCCCACATTTCgcaagcgggttccacacaAGAGCAACAACACACTCTCGAAGTTTCGGAGCGCCAAccacattttttacattttttttattttcttcccaTCTGCCAACACAAGCCTGTCAGATGCT
The sequence above is drawn from the Pseudochaenichthys georgianus chromosome 22, fPseGeo1.2, whole genome shotgun sequence genome and encodes:
- the LOC139436048 gene encoding uncharacterized protein is translated as MPPRRILLSPRCRTRNCRVSFGRTRLWRNVRGDYRDLCPPNECLHGTPHHDANENKHRFEDKLSAPFVSLFTLPSFLPTILVTFPGTEMLKNTGRMAVRCPICNSSYCALSKHLQRRHGVRNLDERKILLLLPNGRTNIRLHPCTILGCEYRGTRLDRHLARDHVELAREELHVVQNKMKMTVAKKELYELRMTNPTIEMITAWAVDTVADDDILSQPPPLSPVNECDNPDCKEWRLEANAVRAQRDIYAAEVKSLRCKLQQRIKHKRQRMDQRAGDMPAFDGEERERVILKKRPRTESTPTRLSKSKGPSCSKSPIPACSTSPIPACSKSPTGSHTHSSSSSEPASMHTEASSTSPPINSPWFRGRGRGNIMRDITFPRIMEDYLQGYREHYAGIDPPVRLQENTVSKLSRVKSFLSFMAHGFNRLSDWLFLRDLKRIRGWSRSLMKSSLQVTTSDFYIKNISHFLKYMADTPCKGSRLSQTDMILIKREVVAILKSLKRKVLIHQMQVKRDKMEGLPSHNDLMTCLTSTTTRIPQLLDVMASNPTTATRTLLYGYMTLHWSCIYGHRPGVYSNMTNAEVRKADTTGTAFGYLVHVSNHKTANAFGEAQLYLTVEEFGWMKRWLEIKGTLTCTQSRYFLYTEGKNPFRKLAYSLRLAWADVGLRSPINFTDLRTVHADNAKRFQDKGNRQRVSDFMCHNTAIADKFYANNPSLKEAADIRLLFTESLQAAAAASTAAAAGNEDTFAGIDIDSDNSGEEHSPAPYQDSLPRHVPKRDQSLAEHNPSDMGEERVPYSAPTSPTVASDQLVNMQCVVVISPLVNTLYPV